A window of the Acidovorax sp. YS12 genome harbors these coding sequences:
- a CDS encoding pseudouridine synthase: MHNPHDPRVLPLRDGVSPSCVVLPSRVEGSLLDFLAQRLPAVPRDDWVRRMAAGDVVDEHGQRATPERPAVPGLRLYYYRALAHEAAIPFEESVLFQDEHLVVADKPHFLPVVPTGAYLQHTLLVRLKRKLGLPELSPIHRIDRDTAGLVLFSVQRATRGRYQALFRERSVRKVYEAVAPWRPELAFPCERISRIEESPQFFRMHEVPGEPNAHTRIAVLEVAAPWARYRLEPITGKRHQLRVHMNALGLPLRGDAFYPEVNDPPDGDYSNPLQLLARRLEFVDPVTGEGRGFESGLGLR; this comes from the coding sequence ATGCACAACCCGCACGACCCCCGCGTTCTGCCGCTGCGCGACGGCGTGAGCCCGAGCTGCGTGGTGCTGCCCTCGCGCGTGGAGGGCAGCCTGCTCGACTTCCTGGCCCAGCGCCTGCCCGCCGTGCCCCGCGACGACTGGGTGCGCCGCATGGCCGCGGGCGACGTGGTGGACGAACACGGCCAGCGCGCCACCCCCGAGCGGCCCGCCGTGCCCGGCCTGCGCCTGTACTACTACCGCGCGCTGGCGCACGAGGCCGCCATCCCGTTCGAGGAAAGCGTGCTGTTCCAGGACGAACACCTGGTGGTGGCCGACAAGCCGCACTTCCTGCCCGTGGTGCCCACCGGGGCCTACCTGCAGCACACGCTGCTGGTGCGCCTCAAGCGCAAGCTGGGCCTGCCCGAGCTGTCGCCCATCCACCGCATCGACCGCGACACCGCCGGGCTGGTGCTGTTCTCGGTACAGCGCGCCACGCGCGGGCGCTACCAGGCGCTGTTCCGCGAGCGCAGCGTGCGCAAGGTGTACGAGGCCGTCGCGCCGTGGCGGCCGGAACTCGCGTTCCCGTGCGAGCGCATCAGCCGCATCGAGGAAAGCCCGCAGTTCTTCCGCATGCACGAAGTGCCCGGCGAGCCCAACGCCCACACGCGCATCGCCGTGCTGGAGGTGGCCGCCCCCTGGGCGCGCTACCGGCTGGAGCCCATCACCGGCAAGCGCCACCAGTTGCGCGTGCACATGAACGCGCTGGGGCTGCCGCTGCGCGGGGATGCGTTCTACCCCGAGGTGAACGATCCGCCGGACGGGGACTATTCCAATCCGCTGCAATTGCTGGCGCGGCGGCTGGAGTTTGTCGATCCGGTGACGGGGGAAGGGCGGGGGTTTGAGAGTGGGTTGGGGTTGAGGTAG
- a CDS encoding HD domain-containing protein, giving the protein MAERCPVVAHSAIYNDSGIKLVEKGARIDARLYDRLVQHRLQDGIDGHLSAEDAVDLPAIAALARQRCQEPLLQRMAQAVGGEARLLAPLAALPLPAPMAFKLTVMREQQPALLAHSVGVMLVALYLGLQSGLDAPGCAPLAAAALLHDIGVLHMDPIWRDPAHKVAGAGRKHLVAHPVTAMLLVRAQPDYPPAVAQAVLEHHERMDGTGYPRGLEGARISAMGQVLLLAEVVAAFFDKYADHPAQRLSLTLRLNHRKFPAPLVALVLPLLADASTTGADPQAMQHEAEQHASALAQAFARWAQLRAPLAAGMPEAGAFIDARLAALQKALTEAGSHPRQLADMLPLLQGDGQGLAELALVGGEALWQLQALVNAVQRRWPRLAERASAGDAAVADWCDACGQWLAGV; this is encoded by the coding sequence ATGGCCGAGCGCTGCCCGGTGGTGGCGCACAGCGCCATCTACAACGACAGCGGCATCAAGCTGGTGGAAAAGGGCGCGCGCATCGACGCGCGGCTGTACGACCGGCTGGTGCAGCACCGCCTGCAGGACGGCATCGACGGCCACCTGAGTGCCGAGGACGCCGTGGACCTGCCCGCCATCGCCGCCCTGGCGCGCCAGCGCTGCCAGGAGCCCCTGCTGCAGCGCATGGCCCAGGCCGTGGGCGGCGAGGCGCGGCTGCTGGCCCCGCTGGCGGCCCTGCCGCTGCCCGCGCCCATGGCCTTCAAGCTGACGGTGATGCGCGAGCAGCAGCCCGCGCTGCTCGCGCACAGCGTGGGCGTGATGCTGGTGGCCCTGTACCTGGGCCTGCAAAGCGGCCTGGACGCGCCGGGCTGCGCCCCCCTGGCCGCCGCGGCGCTGCTGCACGACATCGGCGTGCTGCACATGGACCCCATCTGGCGCGACCCGGCGCACAAGGTGGCCGGCGCCGGGCGCAAGCACCTGGTGGCCCACCCCGTCACCGCCATGCTGCTGGTGCGCGCGCAGCCGGACTACCCGCCCGCCGTGGCGCAGGCGGTGCTGGAGCACCACGAGCGCATGGACGGCACCGGCTACCCGCGCGGCCTGGAGGGCGCGCGCATCTCCGCCATGGGCCAGGTGCTGCTGCTGGCCGAGGTGGTGGCTGCCTTCTTCGATAAATACGCCGACCACCCGGCCCAGCGCCTGTCGCTCACCCTGCGGCTGAACCACCGCAAATTCCCTGCGCCGCTGGTGGCGCTGGTGCTGCCGCTGCTGGCCGATGCCAGCACCACGGGCGCCGACCCCCAGGCCATGCAGCACGAGGCCGAGCAGCACGCCAGCGCGCTGGCCCAGGCGTTCGCGCGCTGGGCACAGCTGCGCGCGCCCTTGGCGGCCGGCATGCCCGAGGCCGGCGCCTTCATCGATGCCCGCCTGGCGGCACTGCAAAAAGCCCTTACCGAGGCCGGCTCGCACCCGCGCCAGCTGGCCGACATGCTGCCCCTGCTGCAGGGCGACGGCCAGGGCCTGGCCGAGCTGGCCCTGGTCGGGGGCGAAGCCCTGTGGCAACTGCAGGCCCTGGTCAACGCCGTGCAGCGGCGCTGGCCCCGGCTGGCCGAGCGCGCCAGCGCGGGCGACGCCGCCGTGGCCGACTGGTGCGACGCCTGCGGCCAGTGGCTGGCGGGCGTGTGA
- the sbcB gene encoding exodeoxyribonuclease I, with amino-acid sequence MHTFLWHDYETFGANTRRDRPAQFAGIRTDAELNEIGEPLMLYCQPANDYLPDPESCLITGITPQLCMERGVPEHEFAARIEAELARPGTIGVGYNTIRFDDEITRFMFWRNLIDPYAREWQNQCGRWDLLDVVRMAYALRPDGIRWPTKEDGAPSFRLEDLSKANGLAHEAAHDALSDVRATIALARLVRQHNPRLFDFALGLHKKDRVMAELRLPATAQTARPFLHISGMFPAQQGCMALMWPLASHPTNKNELLAWDLAHDPAELATLRPEDIRLRLFTRQAELPEGVTRLPLKSVHLNKSPMVVGNLNTLTPALAQRWGIDVERAARHAQAARALPDLSATWAAVFERPQEGAPDVEQDLYGGFVGNEDRRRLAQLRQLSGAELAHARTGFDDPRLGELLFRYRARNYPQTLSAAEQQRWQQHCAACLLQGQGGALTVQALFDRIDQRMEQAEEREDERAHDILSALYDWAEAIVPEV; translated from the coding sequence ATGCACACCTTCCTCTGGCACGACTACGAAACCTTTGGCGCCAACACGCGCCGCGACCGGCCCGCGCAGTTCGCAGGCATCCGCACCGATGCCGAGCTGAACGAGATCGGCGAACCGCTGATGCTGTACTGCCAGCCTGCCAACGACTATCTGCCCGACCCCGAGTCCTGCCTTATCACCGGCATCACGCCCCAGCTGTGCATGGAGCGCGGCGTGCCCGAGCACGAGTTCGCCGCGCGCATCGAGGCCGAGCTGGCGCGCCCCGGCACCATCGGCGTGGGCTACAACACCATCCGCTTCGACGATGAGATCACGCGCTTCATGTTCTGGCGCAACCTCATCGACCCCTACGCGCGCGAGTGGCAGAACCAGTGCGGCCGCTGGGATTTGCTGGACGTGGTGCGCATGGCCTACGCGCTGCGCCCCGACGGCATCCGCTGGCCCACCAAGGAGGACGGTGCGCCCAGCTTCCGGCTGGAAGACCTCTCCAAGGCCAATGGCCTGGCGCACGAGGCCGCGCACGACGCGCTCTCGGACGTGCGCGCCACCATCGCCCTGGCGCGGCTGGTGCGCCAGCACAACCCCCGGCTGTTCGACTTCGCCCTGGGCCTGCACAAGAAGGACCGCGTGATGGCCGAGCTGCGCCTGCCCGCCACGGCGCAGACGGCGCGGCCTTTTCTGCACATCTCGGGCATGTTTCCGGCGCAGCAGGGCTGCATGGCCCTGATGTGGCCCCTGGCCAGCCACCCCACCAACAAGAACGAGCTGCTGGCCTGGGATCTGGCGCACGACCCCGCCGAGCTGGCCACGCTGCGCCCCGAGGACATCCGCCTGCGCCTGTTCACGCGCCAGGCGGAACTGCCCGAGGGCGTGACGCGGCTGCCGCTCAAGAGCGTGCACTTGAACAAGTCGCCCATGGTGGTGGGCAACCTCAATACCCTCACGCCCGCGCTGGCGCAGCGCTGGGGCATCGACGTGGAGCGCGCCGCCCGGCACGCGCAGGCCGCGCGCGCGCTGCCCGACCTGAGCGCCACCTGGGCCGCGGTGTTCGAGCGCCCGCAGGAGGGCGCGCCCGACGTGGAGCAGGACCTGTACGGCGGCTTCGTCGGCAACGAGGACCGGCGGCGCCTGGCGCAGCTGCGCCAGCTCTCCGGCGCCGAGCTGGCGCACGCGCGCACCGGCTTCGACGACCCGCGTCTGGGCGAGCTGCTGTTTCGCTACCGTGCGCGCAACTATCCGCAAACGCTCTCGGCCGCCGAGCAGCAGCGCTGGCAGCAGCACTGCGCGGCCTGCCTGCTGCAGGGGCAGGGCGGCGCGCTCACGGTGCAGGCGCTGTTCGACCGCATCGACCAGCGCATGGAGCAGGCCGAGGAGCGCGAGGACGAACGCGCCCACGACATCCTGAGTGCGCTGTACGACTGGGCCGAGGCCATCGTGCCCGAAGTGTGA
- a CDS encoding sigma-70 family RNA polymerase sigma factor: protein MRTPARLSLLDEFPLRYDALVRFLRHRTRNGDDAREIAHETWLRLAEQRGAAGGHVEDAVKDARAYLCTAAAHIGLDRQRRAQWLHGHALENAATGAAASHAPDVADGLMYRQALAAVEAALAALPARTREAFLAHRVQGESQGAIAARLGVSLGAIERDLAAAGDRIEAALHHWRGDPRPQARAKGRRKSLASLLALGGFGVAGALGWRLWHDQALRWDGSYAAARGRGLAQPLPDGSSLTLDAQSRIAFAYDARRRGARLLEGAAFFAVQHDAQRPFVVQALDVTVTVLGTRFGVEIEPGGAVLVQVESGRVRVERGGAMLAGGLGAGEGLRVTPGGTPEAVPGTAAPWRHGRLHFDAVPLGEAAARLARYARFDLRTDARAARLRISGTVEIAEAADWLQALPSVLPVRVVRENGGGMLLAGR from the coding sequence ATGCGCACGCCGGCCCGCCTCTCCCTCCTTGACGAATTCCCCTTGCGGTACGACGCGCTCGTGCGCTTTCTGCGCCACCGCACGCGCAACGGCGACGACGCGCGCGAAATCGCCCACGAGACCTGGCTGCGCCTGGCCGAGCAGCGCGGCGCGGCGGGCGGGCACGTGGAGGATGCCGTGAAGGACGCGCGCGCCTACCTGTGCACCGCTGCCGCGCACATCGGCCTGGACCGCCAGCGCCGCGCGCAATGGCTGCACGGCCATGCGCTGGAGAACGCCGCCACCGGCGCCGCTGCCAGCCACGCCCCGGACGTGGCCGACGGCCTCATGTACCGCCAGGCGCTGGCCGCCGTCGAAGCGGCGCTGGCCGCCCTGCCCGCGCGCACGCGCGAAGCCTTCCTGGCCCACCGCGTGCAGGGCGAAAGCCAAGGGGCCATCGCCGCGCGGCTGGGCGTATCGCTGGGCGCCATCGAGCGCGACCTGGCCGCCGCTGGCGACCGCATCGAAGCCGCCCTGCACCACTGGCGCGGCGACCCGCGCCCGCAGGCCCGCGCCAAGGGGCGGCGCAAGAGCCTGGCCTCGCTGCTCGCCCTGGGCGGCTTCGGCGTGGCGGGCGCTCTCGGCTGGCGCCTGTGGCACGACCAGGCGCTGCGCTGGGACGGCAGCTACGCCGCCGCGCGCGGGCGCGGCCTGGCCCAGCCGCTGCCGGACGGTTCCAGCCTCACGCTCGACGCGCAAAGCCGCATCGCCTTCGCCTACGACGCCCGCCGCCGCGGCGCGCGGCTGCTCGAAGGCGCGGCCTTCTTCGCCGTGCAGCACGATGCGCAGCGGCCCTTCGTGGTGCAGGCGCTGGACGTGACGGTCACCGTGCTGGGCACGCGCTTCGGCGTGGAGATCGAGCCCGGCGGCGCCGTGCTGGTGCAGGTCGAATCCGGGCGCGTGCGCGTGGAGCGCGGCGGCGCCATGCTGGCCGGCGGCCTGGGCGCGGGCGAGGGCCTGCGCGTCACGCCCGGCGGCACGCCCGAGGCCGTACCCGGCACCGCCGCGCCCTGGCGCCACGGCCGCCTGCACTTCGACGCCGTGCCGCTGGGCGAGGCCGCGGCACGCCTTGCGCGCTATGCCCGCTTCGACCTGCGCACCGACGCCCGCGCCGCGCGGCTGCGCATCAGCGGCACGGTGGAAATCGCCGAGGCGGCCGACTGGCTGCAGGCGCTGCCCAGCGTGCTGCCCGTGCGCGTGGTGCGCGAAAACGGCGGGGGCATGCTGTTGGCGGGGCGGTAG
- a CDS encoding putative toxin-antitoxin system toxin component, PIN family → MKRVVVDTNVFVAALRSADGAAREVLRRWLAGRYDVCMSLPLFAGYRDLLGRHALFAASPLDPQERQALFHALMAASRLVDVYFLWPPNLPDEADNHVLELAVAASAHAIVTHNARDFRRAELRFPNLAALTPAELLMED, encoded by the coding sequence ATGAAGCGCGTGGTTGTCGATACGAATGTTTTTGTCGCTGCCTTGCGCAGCGCCGATGGCGCGGCGCGCGAGGTGCTGCGGCGCTGGCTGGCGGGGCGCTACGACGTGTGCATGTCCTTGCCCTTGTTCGCCGGATACCGCGATCTGCTGGGGCGGCATGCGCTGTTTGCGGCCTCCCCACTCGACCCGCAGGAACGGCAGGCCCTGTTCCACGCGCTGATGGCCGCGAGCCGCCTGGTGGATGTGTATTTCCTATGGCCGCCCAACTTGCCGGACGAAGCCGACAACCACGTCCTGGAGCTGGCGGTGGCTGCGTCCGCCCACGCCATCGTGACGCACAACGCCCGCGACTTCCGCCGTGCCGAGCTGCGTTTTCCGAATCTGGCCGCGCTGACCCCGGCCGAACTCTTGATGGAGGATTGA
- a CDS encoding toxin-antitoxin system HicB family antitoxin yields the protein MSVVTLRIPDDKHARLKELAESRHVSVNRLFDELATVALAQHDLAAQFRAAAAAGDPQRGLALLDKLDRHFSTP from the coding sequence ATGTCCGTAGTGACCCTGCGCATTCCCGACGACAAGCACGCCCGCCTGAAGGAACTGGCGGAAAGCCGCCATGTCAGCGTGAACCGCCTGTTCGACGAACTGGCCACGGTCGCGCTGGCCCAGCATGACCTGGCCGCGCAATTCCGCGCCGCGGCGGCGGCGGGCGACCCGCAGCGCGGACTGGCACTGCTGGACAAGCTCGACAGGCATTTCAGCACGCCATGA